The following are from one region of the Phycisphaeraceae bacterium genome:
- a CDS encoding glycosyltransferase, translated as MMTQPQSQPGTDATSGAHPFDKDWSGFVRMDMHCHSHASDKPLNKAAGLIGCVECYSPPERVFDQAIARGMDFVTITDHDSIKGAMELVDRGFQRFIIGEEVSTYFPEDHCLLHVLVWGHTPKQHEQIGKLGLREDVYKLAAWIRENNLAHSCAHPLYVQNARLERWHIERATLLFKCFETRNGAHADTQNRAIERFVDQLTPGLVHRLVQAHGIEPLWPRVWEKGCTGGSDDHALLNVGRTWTSLSIDAADRVSDPREFLRRVMQGKSQSGGVGGHSALLAHQLATVGSNYYAKRLHAQQSPSGRYLGSRLLRFAGIKAESPGKIRVAAYKATKRMWQPRKARSLPVSKALRSQIRPLLEKYPDIGQRLNPTLWVEGAAVSQHDRMAEFTQDLTEALSRSMGSGLVRSFRKRDPARISEHLVSYAVLYLAQLPYLISLFHQNKERNFIEKFEHETTQPGSGVSVVERPMRVSLFTDTIADVNGVCRFIHNVAERAHSSGRDLQVIASTKLRCPDLPNIYNFDPVFATKLPKYENLDLCLPPLMRILRHIDKHQPDVIHISTPGPVGCVGFLAAKMLRIPVLGVYHTDFPAYIDRLFDDSGLTRLSESFMRGFYKPFTAIFTRSEDYVQSLAGLGLDRERIVSLMPGFDTREFNPGFADRTIWKRFGVRAESVKVLYVGRVSVEKNLPLMVDIWTMVQNTCRARGLDAELIVVGDGPYRETMARKLSGQNVHFLGFRHGEELSTLYASSDMFVFPSTTDTLGQVVMESQGSALPVLVTDVGGPKEVVDHELTGFVLSPKAADEWADRMVTLISDERLRRRMGAAAYERMQRFSLVHSFEHFWQVHTEAWHDHLAKLGITRETAGIAGAQRPTDDSEARSPIG; from the coding sequence ATGATGACTCAACCCCAATCCCAGCCAGGTACCGACGCGACAAGCGGGGCACATCCGTTTGACAAGGATTGGTCAGGGTTTGTGCGCATGGACATGCACTGTCATTCGCACGCATCGGACAAGCCTTTGAACAAGGCTGCGGGGTTGATCGGGTGCGTGGAGTGCTATTCCCCGCCGGAGCGGGTTTTCGATCAGGCCATCGCGCGCGGCATGGACTTCGTGACGATCACGGATCACGATTCGATCAAGGGCGCGATGGAACTGGTTGATCGCGGGTTTCAGCGATTCATCATCGGCGAAGAAGTTTCGACATACTTTCCGGAAGATCACTGCCTGCTCCATGTGCTGGTGTGGGGGCACACACCCAAGCAGCACGAGCAGATCGGCAAGTTGGGGCTGCGCGAAGATGTGTACAAGCTCGCAGCGTGGATTCGTGAGAACAATCTGGCGCATTCGTGCGCTCATCCGTTGTATGTACAAAACGCGAGGCTGGAGCGGTGGCACATCGAGCGCGCGACATTGTTGTTCAAATGCTTCGAGACGCGCAACGGCGCGCACGCGGATACGCAGAATCGGGCCATCGAGCGATTTGTGGATCAGTTGACACCGGGGCTTGTGCATCGTCTGGTGCAGGCGCACGGGATCGAGCCGTTGTGGCCTCGGGTCTGGGAGAAGGGGTGCACGGGCGGTTCGGATGATCACGCACTGCTCAACGTTGGGCGCACATGGACGTCACTTTCGATTGATGCGGCCGATCGAGTTTCGGATCCGCGCGAGTTCCTGCGCCGGGTGATGCAGGGCAAGTCGCAATCGGGCGGAGTGGGGGGGCACTCGGCGCTGCTTGCGCATCAGTTGGCGACGGTGGGTTCTAACTACTATGCCAAGCGACTGCACGCGCAGCAGTCTCCGTCGGGGCGATATCTGGGTAGCCGACTCTTGCGTTTTGCGGGAATCAAGGCGGAAAGCCCCGGCAAGATCCGGGTCGCGGCCTACAAGGCAACGAAGCGCATGTGGCAGCCTCGCAAGGCACGGAGTCTGCCGGTTTCAAAGGCTTTGCGATCGCAGATCAGGCCATTGCTCGAGAAGTACCCGGATATCGGACAGAGGCTCAACCCTACGTTGTGGGTCGAAGGCGCAGCGGTGAGTCAGCATGATCGCATGGCGGAGTTCACGCAGGATCTGACCGAAGCGCTGAGCCGAAGCATGGGTTCGGGGCTGGTGCGCAGTTTCCGCAAGCGCGATCCGGCGCGCATCAGCGAGCATCTGGTGAGTTATGCGGTGCTGTATCTGGCGCAGCTGCCGTACCTGATCAGTTTGTTTCATCAGAACAAGGAGCGCAACTTCATCGAGAAGTTCGAGCATGAAACTACGCAGCCTGGCTCGGGCGTGAGCGTGGTCGAGCGGCCGATGCGTGTGAGCCTGTTTACGGACACGATCGCGGATGTCAATGGCGTGTGTCGGTTCATCCACAATGTCGCGGAGCGTGCGCACAGCAGCGGGCGCGATCTTCAGGTGATCGCATCGACGAAGTTGCGGTGTCCGGATCTGCCGAACATCTACAACTTTGATCCGGTGTTTGCGACGAAGCTGCCCAAGTACGAGAATCTTGATCTGTGTCTGCCGCCTCTGATGCGGATTCTGAGGCACATTGACAAGCATCAGCCGGATGTGATCCACATTTCGACGCCCGGGCCGGTGGGGTGTGTGGGATTTCTGGCAGCCAAGATGCTGCGCATTCCGGTGCTCGGGGTGTATCACACGGACTTCCCGGCGTACATCGACAGGCTGTTTGATGACAGCGGATTGACGAGGCTGAGCGAGTCGTTCATGCGCGGGTTCTACAAGCCCTTCACGGCGATCTTCACGCGCAGCGAGGATTATGTGCAGTCGCTGGCGGGCCTCGGGCTGGATCGCGAGCGCATTGTGAGCCTGATGCCTGGGTTCGACACGAGAGAGTTCAATCCGGGTTTTGCGGACCGAACGATCTGGAAGCGGTTTGGCGTGCGGGCCGAGTCGGTCAAGGTGTTGTATGTCGGGCGTGTGAGTGTGGAGAAGAACCTGCCCTTGATGGTTGACATCTGGACGATGGTGCAGAATACATGTCGTGCGCGGGGACTGGATGCGGAACTGATTGTGGTGGGTGATGGGCCTTACCGGGAGACGATGGCGCGGAAATTGTCGGGTCAGAACGTGCACTTCCTCGGGTTCAGGCACGGGGAGGAGTTGTCGACGCTGTACGCTTCGAGCGACATGTTCGTGTTTCCATCGACGACGGACACGCTGGGGCAGGTGGTGATGGAGAGTCAGGGTTCGGCGCTGCCGGTGCTGGTGACGGATGTGGGTGGGCCAAAGGAAGTGGTAGACCATGAACTGACCGGATTTGTGCTCTCTCCGAAGGCGGCTGATGAGTGGGCGGACCGGATGGTGACGCTGATTTCTGATGAGCGGCTGCGGCGGCGCATGGGGGCTGCGGCGTATGAGCGCATGCAGCGGTTCAGCCTGGTGCATTCGTTCGAACACTTCTGGCAGGTGCACACCGAAGCGTGGCACGATCATCTTGCGAAACTCGGGATCACGCGCGAGACAGCGGGTATCGCGGGGGCACAACGCCCGACCGACGATTCGGAAGCGCGATCTCCTATCGGGTGA
- a CDS encoding metal-sensitive transcriptional regulator, translating to MGSARAAKVARAARAVRTNAEGSECGCGACPGVKGTSSGRKAAGVDAEIKAANLKHLARIEGQVRGIMRMIEDDRYCADIITQVSAVRESLSAVGRNLMRNHLKHCATRAMEHKGAERDAMVEELLGLVAKLGR from the coding sequence ATGGGGTCTGCCCGCGCGGCCAAGGTAGCCCGTGCGGCTCGGGCAGTTCGTACGAATGCAGAGGGCTCCGAATGCGGATGCGGAGCGTGTCCAGGGGTGAAAGGCACTTCGAGCGGGCGCAAGGCAGCCGGCGTTGATGCGGAAATCAAGGCAGCGAATCTCAAGCACCTGGCCCGCATTGAGGGGCAGGTGCGAGGCATCATGCGCATGATCGAGGACGATCGGTATTGCGCTGACATCATTACTCAGGTTTCGGCTGTGCGAGAATCGCTGTCGGCAGTCGGGCGCAATCTTATGCGCAATCACCTGAAGCACTGTGCAACAAGGGCGATGGAGCATAAAGGTGCTGAGCGCGACGCGATGGTTGAGGAACTGCTCGGCCTGGTTGCGAAACTCGGACGCTGA
- a CDS encoding heavy-metal-associated domain-containing protein has product MNIKHETLTGCALLGLVAGVMVGCGSETRQTERLDVASEPAFIQGERVVLTIHGMSCPLCASNVDGALMDVPGVRSVELDMSTGEATLALDPSVAVSHQQLKDAVDRSGFSLVRIAAH; this is encoded by the coding sequence ATGAACATCAAGCACGAGACATTGACGGGGTGCGCGTTGCTGGGTCTTGTGGCTGGGGTGATGGTGGGGTGTGGCTCGGAGACGAGGCAGACGGAGCGATTGGATGTTGCGAGCGAGCCTGCGTTTATTCAGGGCGAGCGTGTCGTGCTCACCATTCATGGCATGAGTTGCCCGCTCTGCGCGAGCAACGTCGATGGCGCCCTGATGGATGTGCCGGGCGTACGCAGTGTCGAGCTGGACATGAGCACTGGCGAGGCGACGCTCGCGCTCGATCCATCGGTAGCTGTTTCGCATCAGCAACTCAAGGACGCGGTCGATCGGAGCGGATTTTCGCTGGTCAGGATTGCGGCGCACTGA